A window from Exiguobacterium marinum DSM 16307 encodes these proteins:
- a CDS encoding acyltransferase family protein: MKPLKHTTYMPGLDGLRTFAVLAVILYHLNVPYISGGFLGVDVFFVLSGYLITGILIREWTKTGTIDLKKFYIARFRRLLPALILMLSLVMTYVTLFDRSLLDTVRQDSLAALAYVNNWWYIFHEVSYFESFGKPSPLQNLWSLSIEEQFYAVWPLLLLVGLTFRKRLLQLLAALLFVSAAWMAFRYVPDADPSRVYYGTDTRLFGLLMGAILAFGWRPDTFKEVIPNIGRHILNVVGAISLIAIIGIIVNVNAYDTFLYYGGFLLVAFLSALLIAAVAHPATIWSRLFGSAWLRIIGTRTYGIYLWHYPVIILSTPLERLGTFSPLLAAGQIALTLLIAELSYRFIETPIRRNGFIASFRQLVSTPTHPSARFAATACATALSLVLVGNLTILAFSESKPAQDEIPVVKVPMPKDETPDVPKEPESEDAKEVPSEDEPTEENKPSPEAPDERTCPPALAIGDSVMLGLNEYLADAFPNMKIDAEIGRQVRDAIPLASEYQSYNAPGHVVFLHLGTNGAFKMEQLDTLLKQFERADEIYLINTRVPRPWESEVNEKLARASELHDNVALIDWHQKSIGKEAYFESDGVHLNIKGAEAFGHVLNEKIGCQSN; the protein is encoded by the coding sequence ATGAAACCACTCAAACATACAACGTATATGCCTGGTCTCGACGGCTTGCGCACGTTCGCCGTTCTGGCTGTGATTTTATATCATTTAAATGTACCTTACATATCCGGAGGATTCCTCGGTGTCGATGTCTTCTTCGTCCTATCCGGTTATTTGATCACCGGTATCTTGATTCGTGAATGGACGAAGACCGGCACGATTGACTTAAAAAAGTTTTACATCGCACGTTTCCGCCGTCTGTTGCCGGCACTCATTTTGATGCTGTCGCTCGTGATGACGTATGTCACGCTCTTTGACCGTTCCTTACTCGATACCGTGCGACAAGATTCACTGGCCGCGCTCGCTTATGTGAATAACTGGTGGTATATCTTCCATGAAGTCTCTTACTTCGAGAGCTTCGGTAAGCCGTCACCGCTCCAAAATTTATGGTCTCTTTCAATAGAAGAACAGTTTTATGCGGTCTGGCCGTTACTATTACTCGTCGGCCTCACATTCCGAAAACGGTTGCTTCAACTGCTTGCCGCGCTTCTATTCGTCTCCGCTGCCTGGATGGCGTTCCGCTATGTACCGGACGCAGACCCGAGCCGCGTCTACTACGGGACAGACACACGGTTATTCGGTCTTCTCATGGGAGCCATTCTCGCATTCGGTTGGAGACCGGATACATTTAAAGAAGTGATTCCGAACATCGGACGGCACATTTTAAACGTAGTCGGTGCAATCTCATTGATCGCAATTATCGGGATCATCGTCAACGTAAACGCCTACGACACGTTCCTCTATTATGGTGGATTCTTACTTGTCGCGTTCTTATCCGCCCTTTTGATTGCCGCTGTCGCTCATCCGGCGACGATCTGGTCACGGTTATTTGGAAGCGCTTGGCTTCGTATCATCGGTACGCGGACGTATGGAATTTACTTATGGCACTATCCGGTCATCATCTTGTCCACACCACTGGAGCGACTCGGAACGTTTTCGCCACTACTCGCGGCTGGGCAAATCGCACTCACACTCTTGATTGCCGAATTATCGTACCGCTTCATCGAAACACCGATTCGCCGGAATGGATTCATCGCTTCGTTCCGTCAACTCGTATCGACACCGACGCATCCGAGTGCTCGTTTCGCTGCCACAGCCTGTGCGACCGCGCTCTCGCTTGTCCTCGTCGGAAATCTGACTATTTTGGCGTTCTCTGAATCAAAACCGGCTCAAGATGAGATTCCGGTCGTGAAAGTGCCGATGCCAAAAGACGAGACCCCGGACGTTCCAAAAGAACCGGAATCCGAAGACGCGAAAGAAGTACCGTCAGAAGATGAACCAACAGAAGAGAACAAGCCGTCACCTGAAGCACCAGACGAACGGACATGTCCACCGGCCCTCGCGATTGGCGACTCGGTCATGCTCGGGTTGAACGAATATTTGGCAGATGCCTTCCCGAACATGAAAATCGACGCTGAAATCGGACGACAAGTTCGAGATGCGATTCCGCTCGCGTCCGAGTATCAATCGTATAACGCCCCTGGTCATGTTGTGTTCCTTCACCTCGGGACGAACGGCGCGTTCAAAATGGAGCAGCTCGACACACTGCTCAAGCAGTTCGAGCGAGCAGATGAAATCTATTTGATCAACACACGCGTCCCTCGTCCATGGGAGAGCGAGGTCAACGAAAAACTTGCCCGGGCAAGTGAACTTCATGATAATGTTGCCCTCATCGATTGGCATCAGAAGTCAATCGGAAAAGAAGCTTATTTCGAAAGTGACGGGGTCCACTTGAATATTAAAGGGGCCGAGGCGTTCGGTCACGTGCTGAACGAAAAAATCGGCTGTCAATCCAACTAG
- the chrA gene encoding chromate efflux transporter, producing MTTQRVTFKTLLEILFVSTRLGLTSFGGPVAHLGYFHEEYVRRRKWMDEKAYADLVALCQFLPGPASSQVGIGIGIVRGGILGGITSFIGFTTPSVVVLMLFALLLSGLDVSDAGWLYGLKIVAVAIVAHAILGMASKLTPDTKTRTIAFFALAGVLLWQTTFSQVLFILLAALAGFLLFKPDRLDAKSSTFPISKRLGAILLSVFGALLVILPILRETFENQTIALFDSFYRAGALVFGGGHVVLPLLERELVPAGFLSEEAFLAGYGAAQAVPGPLFTFASYLGTVINGVPGGILATFAIFLPAFLLILGALPFWDALRHNPKVAGALIGVNAAVVGILIAAFYSPIFTSTVNDTIDFVFAAFLFVMIAYWKLPPWALVIAGVLGGTLINMM from the coding sequence ATGACGACACAACGTGTGACGTTCAAAACGTTACTAGAAATTTTATTCGTTTCGACTCGGCTCGGCCTGACCTCGTTCGGTGGCCCGGTCGCCCACCTCGGTTATTTCCATGAGGAGTACGTAAGAAGACGGAAATGGATGGACGAGAAAGCATATGCCGATCTCGTCGCTTTGTGTCAATTTTTACCGGGACCGGCGAGTTCACAAGTCGGAATTGGAATTGGGATCGTCCGTGGGGGTATTTTAGGTGGAATCACCTCGTTCATCGGATTCACGACCCCGTCGGTCGTCGTCCTCATGCTGTTCGCCTTACTGTTGTCGGGACTAGACGTCTCCGATGCAGGATGGCTATACGGCTTAAAAATCGTCGCCGTCGCGATTGTCGCCCACGCCATCTTAGGAATGGCGAGCAAATTGACACCAGATACGAAGACACGGACAATCGCCTTTTTTGCCCTAGCCGGTGTTTTGCTTTGGCAGACGACATTCAGTCAGGTGCTGTTCATTCTTCTCGCGGCACTTGCAGGATTCCTTTTATTCAAGCCGGACCGTCTCGACGCAAAATCGAGTACGTTCCCGATTTCGAAACGACTCGGGGCCATTTTATTGTCGGTATTCGGAGCACTTCTCGTCATCTTGCCGATTTTACGGGAGACGTTCGAGAATCAGACCATCGCCTTGTTTGATAGTTTTTACCGGGCCGGAGCTCTCGTCTTCGGTGGCGGTCACGTCGTCTTGCCATTACTCGAACGTGAACTTGTCCCAGCTGGCTTCCTCAGTGAAGAAGCCTTTCTAGCGGGATACGGTGCAGCTCAAGCCGTCCCTGGACCTCTCTTCACGTTCGCTTCTTATCTAGGAACGGTAATTAACGGCGTACCGGGTGGAATCCTCGCGACGTTCGCCATTTTCCTGCCGGCATTCTTGCTCATCCTTGGGGCACTCCCGTTCTGGGACGCGCTTCGTCACAACCCGAAAGTCGCCGGCGCCCTCATCGGGGTCAATGCGGCAGTAGTCGGAATCTTGATTGCGGCGTTTTACAGCCCGATCTTCACGAGTACCGTCAACGATACGATTGACTTCGTCTTTGCCGCCTTCCTGTTCGTGATGATTGCCTATTGGAAGTTACCACCGTGGGCTCTCGTGATTGCCGGGGTGCTTGGTGGAACGTTGATTAACATGATGTAG
- a CDS encoding PadR family transcriptional regulator, which produces MEDRVLRKLFLGFIHIHILHHAAEHPVYGAWMVDELREHGYEISAGTLYPILHGMEKEGLLIRENETVDGHVRKNYMTTEKGLSVLQEARHKAYKLFKEIKE; this is translated from the coding sequence ATGGAAGACCGCGTCCTACGGAAGTTGTTTCTCGGATTCATCCATATCCATATTTTGCACCACGCCGCGGAACATCCCGTATACGGGGCATGGATGGTCGATGAACTACGCGAACATGGATATGAGATTAGTGCCGGTACGCTCTATCCGATTTTACACGGGATGGAGAAAGAGGGACTCTTGATTCGTGAAAATGAGACGGTCGATGGACACGTCCGCAAAAATTACATGACGACAGAAAAAGGGCTCTCCGTATTACAAGAAGCCCGTCATAAAGCATACAAGTTATTCAAAGAAATCAAGGAGTGA
- a CDS encoding HD domain-containing phosphohydrolase encodes MTKPIHSSYDTLLRHMPQGYVEFKVIYDNASEPTDYEFFEVNPAFEKIMKAKRKHFIGKKVSSALKDFEYSEREWMIQVARVVSEGGTVTFEHFSRRNKSWFEMSVFSEREGFVSVMFHDITPHVQENNALKQLVNVSHRFVSTGSDLLMNQQFLDQIRDFTGAKAVALNLIEKDGVSYTTVALSGMDEMLERSLDVLGFHPVGKKWPMTEKRRELFNRPNPLVFDGIDPLIDGALPKRLVKNLLRIFSLGEVVLFKIEKDGVLYGDLTIVMQEGKVANRLGLVELYLVHVLEQLVKADHQVGETKKSMFDGFATLDLECIMAFNTRQALHLNDTWERVLGYSLDELENIEFLSLIHPDDDVITDAAFAELEERGELFRFVNRFRTIDDTYRSIEWHCKLQGNYIYAVAKDVTDRVQLEEKLAERDRLLTKLSNQVPGAIYQFELLPDGSFNFPFFSKGFEDMIGISAEAVRADASLVFRRMHPDDYPNVMQSIDESYRNLTIWDAEFRVLTEDGRSIWILGSSRPEKIADGHVLWHGYIGDVTEKKTYEKEIEYLSYHDQLTGIKNRRYFEEALERYDDEQYYPLSLIVIDINGLKLTNDAFGHLVGDQLLVEAANILRNELRSKDEVARVGGDEFVVISPNTTLDEAKQLSDRLGRLFHDKTVEGLPISASFGEAVKHDSNIDLSEVFNLAEDRMYHHKVSEKQSRRHHSIQIIMRTLYEKIPREEAHSQRVANLAGQLAEAMGFTSAEVNEIRTAAILHDIGKVAISNDILDKSGALTESEWHEIKRHPEISYNILSTVPEYIALSEIVLAHHERWDGKGYPKGLSEYEIPLASRIISIADTFDVMVTGRPYRQAKTIDEALAVILEEAGKQFDPSLVDVFFEKVVPTLQQ; translated from the coding sequence GTGACAAAACCTATTCATTCTTCATACGATACATTGTTGCGCCATATGCCCCAAGGCTATGTCGAGTTTAAAGTGATTTACGACAATGCTTCGGAGCCGACTGACTATGAGTTCTTTGAAGTGAATCCTGCCTTTGAAAAGATTATGAAAGCAAAACGGAAACACTTTATCGGGAAAAAAGTGTCTAGCGCCCTAAAAGACTTTGAATATAGCGAGCGTGAATGGATGATTCAAGTGGCACGTGTCGTTAGCGAAGGTGGAACGGTGACGTTTGAGCATTTCTCCCGACGAAATAAATCATGGTTCGAAATGTCCGTATTTAGTGAACGTGAAGGCTTTGTGTCCGTCATGTTTCATGATATCACGCCTCACGTCCAGGAAAACAATGCGCTCAAGCAACTTGTGAACGTGTCCCATCGGTTCGTCTCGACTGGTAGTGATTTATTGATGAATCAACAATTTCTCGATCAGATTCGCGATTTCACAGGTGCGAAAGCGGTCGCGCTCAATTTGATTGAGAAAGATGGAGTGTCGTACACAACGGTCGCCTTATCGGGTATGGATGAAATGTTAGAGAGAAGTCTCGATGTACTCGGTTTCCACCCGGTCGGGAAGAAGTGGCCGATGACCGAGAAACGGCGAGAACTGTTCAATCGTCCAAATCCGCTTGTATTCGATGGAATCGATCCGTTGATTGACGGCGCGCTTCCAAAACGCCTCGTCAAAAACTTACTTCGGATTTTCTCGCTCGGAGAGGTCGTTCTATTCAAAATTGAAAAAGATGGAGTTCTATACGGTGACTTGACGATTGTGATGCAAGAAGGAAAAGTGGCGAACCGCCTAGGACTTGTCGAATTGTATCTCGTCCATGTCCTAGAACAGTTAGTAAAAGCGGATCATCAAGTGGGTGAGACGAAAAAGTCGATGTTCGATGGGTTCGCCACTCTCGACTTGGAATGCATCATGGCATTCAATACGCGGCAAGCACTCCATTTAAATGACACATGGGAGCGAGTTTTAGGATATTCGCTTGATGAGTTGGAGAACATCGAATTTCTTAGTCTGATTCATCCGGACGATGACGTCATCACGGATGCTGCGTTTGCAGAACTGGAGGAACGGGGAGAGTTGTTCCGTTTTGTCAATCGCTTCCGGACGATTGATGACACGTATCGTTCCATTGAGTGGCACTGCAAACTTCAAGGGAATTATATTTATGCGGTCGCTAAAGATGTGACGGATCGGGTTCAGTTAGAAGAAAAATTAGCCGAACGAGATCGTCTGTTGACGAAGCTATCCAATCAAGTCCCGGGTGCCATCTATCAGTTCGAGTTGTTGCCTGATGGTAGTTTCAACTTCCCGTTTTTCAGCAAAGGATTTGAAGATATGATAGGGATTTCGGCAGAGGCGGTACGGGCAGATGCGAGTCTAGTGTTTCGACGGATGCATCCGGATGATTATCCGAATGTCATGCAATCAATCGATGAATCTTACCGTAATTTGACAATTTGGGATGCGGAGTTTCGTGTGTTGACCGAGGACGGTCGGTCGATTTGGATTTTAGGGTCATCCCGGCCGGAGAAAATTGCAGACGGGCATGTGTTGTGGCACGGCTATATCGGGGATGTCACGGAGAAGAAAACATACGAGAAAGAGATTGAATACCTCAGTTATCACGATCAGTTGACGGGTATCAAAAACCGACGTTACTTTGAAGAGGCGTTGGAGCGTTATGATGATGAGCAGTACTATCCACTCTCCCTCATCGTCATCGATATTAACGGGTTGAAGCTCACGAATGATGCGTTTGGGCACTTAGTCGGCGACCAGTTACTTGTCGAAGCAGCGAACATTTTACGTAATGAACTGCGATCAAAAGATGAAGTGGCACGTGTAGGTGGTGACGAGTTTGTCGTCATCTCTCCAAACACGACGCTCGATGAGGCGAAACAACTGTCGGACCGCCTCGGTCGTCTCTTCCACGACAAGACGGTGGAAGGGTTACCAATCTCAGCCTCGTTCGGTGAAGCGGTCAAGCACGACTCCAATATCGATTTGTCGGAAGTGTTTAATTTAGCGGAAGATCGGATGTACCACCATAAGGTTTCTGAAAAGCAGAGTCGACGCCACCATTCCATTCAGATTATCATGCGAACACTATACGAGAAGATTCCACGTGAGGAGGCACATTCTCAACGTGTCGCCAATTTAGCGGGACAACTCGCCGAGGCGATGGGGTTCACGAGTGCCGAGGTGAATGAGATTCGAACGGCCGCCATTTTGCATGACATCGGGAAAGTGGCGATCAGCAACGATATTTTGGACAAATCAGGTGCGTTGACCGAATCTGAGTGGCATGAAATCAAACGTCACCCCGAGATTAGTTACAACATTTTAAGTACAGTACCTGAATACATTGCCTTGTCTGAAATCGTTTTGGCGCACCATGAACGATGGGACGGGAAGGGGTACCCGAAAGGATTGAGTGAATATGAAATCCCGCTCGCTTCCCGCATCATCTCCATCGCTGATACATTCGATGTGATGGTGACAGGCCGACCTTATCGGCAAGCGAAGACGATTGATGAGGCGCTCGCTGTCATCCTTGAAGAGGCGGGCAAGCAGTTTGACCCTTCACTCGTCGATGTCTTCTTTGAAAAAGTCGTTCCGACGCTCCAACAATAA
- a CDS encoding ABC transporter permease: MVLIRHVAKRMLRKKGLWVFTFVSMFGFALILSFVGGTSSLNASIGVVDQDGGILAERLIEEAERFGRVTLLETNEEDVLLEGEDIVLLIPENFTERAFAGDMPRLSFSAIAGSDASLIDQALNGHLSRERQLLEASRYDETTFEQLASQETMNGYTLSNEPFQDSVATTARTQAFFGLLSFIMMSTFLQFIPMFVADDRDEKIYARLFATPVTPRGYFASLLLAFYLVGFVYVMLLIGVSLALYGQDVWTHLPTIFALFASYLLVCLAFGGLIAVFATNREKANIFQISVTMASAITGGAFISLLWLPDSLKLVGRFLPTYWLNNGVITMYEGQFPFLSILVMIGMTGLVFLFTILVLKKRPLTI, from the coding sequence ATGGTGCTCATTAGACACGTGGCCAAACGAATGCTAAGGAAGAAAGGACTATGGGTATTCACATTCGTGTCAATGTTCGGTTTCGCACTCATCTTGTCCTTTGTCGGGGGAACGTCAAGCCTGAACGCATCCATCGGTGTCGTCGACCAAGACGGCGGAATCCTTGCCGAGCGTCTGATCGAGGAAGCCGAACGGTTCGGTCGGGTCACCTTGCTTGAAACGAATGAAGAGGACGTTCTGTTAGAAGGAGAAGACATCGTCCTCCTCATCCCTGAGAACTTTACAGAACGTGCCTTCGCTGGCGATATGCCCCGACTTTCCTTCTCCGCGATTGCCGGGAGTGACGCATCTTTGATTGACCAGGCGCTCAACGGTCACTTGTCGCGCGAACGTCAACTGCTTGAAGCGAGTAGGTATGATGAAACCACGTTCGAACAACTTGCGTCACAAGAAACGATGAACGGCTACACACTCTCGAATGAACCATTCCAAGACAGTGTCGCCACGACCGCCCGTACCCAAGCCTTTTTCGGTCTGTTGTCATTCATCATGATGTCAACATTTCTCCAATTCATCCCGATGTTTGTCGCAGACGACCGGGACGAGAAGATTTATGCGCGTTTGTTCGCTACACCTGTGACACCTCGGGGCTATTTCGCATCCCTTCTCCTCGCCTTTTATCTCGTCGGCTTCGTCTATGTGATGCTGTTGATTGGTGTGAGTCTCGCCCTATATGGCCAGGACGTATGGACGCATCTCCCGACCATATTCGCATTGTTCGCATCCTATCTGCTCGTCTGTCTGGCGTTCGGTGGTCTCATCGCTGTATTTGCGACGAATCGGGAGAAGGCGAATATCTTTCAAATCTCCGTCACGATGGCATCCGCCATCACCGGCGGGGCATTTATTAGCCTTTTGTGGCTACCGGATTCATTGAAGCTGGTCGGTCGTTTCTTACCGACGTATTGGTTGAACAACGGCGTCATCACGATGTACGAGGGGCAGTTCCCCTTCCTCTCCATCCTCGTCATGATTGGTATGACCGGACTTGTTTTCCTGTTCACCATCCTTGTGTTGAAAAAACGACCACTCACCATCTAA
- a CDS encoding ABC transporter permease, with translation MWTFIKYDVKQRLRDRTTIFWMLIFPLILIFGLGTMLSAVFSDTFKLPVTNVAYVESSTDQYREPLENFLNEEDIQAFIRLVPYEDIKSAERGVNDGDADVILQLDGRDITLFYEEPTTVEFDVLDAILGQYTAIANQQITLAEAGVSAPYENETWLDTESVDLAGRTPTSLEYFTVTISIMTALFGSFYITAMAREEQPNTGSYLRIQAAPVRTVQYRLARTFSRYVIILLQLILLFWFSHFVYRTFDLENVQFGYLILSWFALTAYGVTVGFVIVNLPKLSTTTKDAIVNGFVAIIMILSGGYVPGFDQVTLNYAPWAAYVFMPIFMRDGMLSVLLREGDMSMYWQSLGLLGIHLLVLIAVSYILSKGVKRHGAH, from the coding sequence ATGTGGACTTTCATCAAATACGATGTGAAACAGCGACTAAGGGACCGCACCACGATCTTTTGGATGCTCATCTTCCCACTCATTCTCATCTTCGGCCTCGGGACGATGCTCTCGGCCGTCTTCAGTGACACGTTCAAATTGCCGGTCACGAATGTCGCCTACGTCGAATCGTCGACCGATCAGTACCGCGAGCCGCTCGAGAACTTTTTAAACGAAGAGGACATTCAGGCGTTCATCCGTCTCGTCCCATACGAAGACATCAAGTCTGCCGAACGTGGCGTGAACGACGGGGATGCAGATGTCATCTTACAGCTCGACGGGAGGGACATCACGCTCTTTTATGAAGAACCGACGACTGTTGAGTTCGACGTCTTAGATGCCATCCTCGGGCAATATACGGCGATTGCCAATCAACAGATCACGCTTGCAGAAGCAGGTGTATCGGCTCCGTACGAGAATGAAACGTGGCTTGATACGGAGAGTGTCGACTTAGCTGGACGCACCCCGACCTCGCTTGAATATTTCACCGTCACCATCTCCATCATGACGGCTCTATTCGGATCGTTCTATATCACGGCGATGGCACGAGAAGAACAGCCAAACACCGGAAGTTATTTACGCATTCAGGCGGCACCTGTCCGCACAGTTCAATATCGGCTCGCGCGGACGTTCAGCCGCTATGTCATCATTTTGCTACAACTCATCCTCCTGTTTTGGTTCAGCCATTTCGTCTATCGGACCTTTGATTTAGAAAACGTTCAATTCGGATATTTGATCCTCTCCTGGTTTGCGTTGACCGCATACGGGGTCACCGTTGGATTTGTCATCGTCAACCTTCCGAAGTTGAGCACGACGACGAAAGATGCGATCGTCAACGGCTTCGTCGCCATCATCATGATCTTATCAGGCGGCTACGTCCCCGGCTTTGATCAGGTGACGCTGAACTATGCACCGTGGGCCGCTTATGTGTTCATGCCGATCTTTATGCGGGACGGGATGCTGTCCGTACTACTTCGCGAAGGTGACATGAGTATGTACTGGCAGAGCCTCGGACTGCTCGGAATTCATTTACTCGTCTTGATTGCGGTCAGCTATATTCTCTCGAAAGGGGTGAAACGTCATGGTGCTCATTAG
- a CDS encoding ABC transporter ATP-binding protein, with protein sequence MPIISLDHVTKQFGDTTALNDLSLQVEEGELFGLLGPNGAGKTTAISVMLNLYEADSGSIHIFGQSMPKDELAIKRRVGIVPQHVSVYDQLTVYENIQFFAELYGFSPKEAKQKTESAIAFVELDAHQKKRPPELSGGLLRRLNIACGIVHEPELIFMDEPTVAIDPQSRNTILENIRELNRRGATIIYTSHYMEEVELLCDRIAIVDEGKIIAEGTQDELKDRVMTLETARIKVDALTPHLLERLDALEHVQKVEYTEPYIEVSLDKDTPLAPLLETLHHEHVHFTSITVDRPSLNTVFLALTGKTLRE encoded by the coding sequence ATGCCAATCATCTCGCTCGACCATGTCACAAAACAATTCGGGGACACGACAGCATTAAATGACCTCAGTCTTCAAGTCGAAGAAGGTGAACTATTCGGCCTGCTCGGTCCGAACGGTGCCGGTAAGACGACCGCCATCTCTGTCATGTTAAATCTGTACGAGGCAGATTCCGGGTCGATTCATATATTCGGACAATCGATGCCAAAAGACGAACTGGCCATTAAACGCCGTGTCGGCATTGTGCCACAACACGTCTCTGTCTATGATCAGCTGACTGTCTATGAAAACATCCAATTCTTCGCCGAACTGTATGGATTCAGTCCAAAAGAAGCAAAACAAAAGACCGAGTCCGCCATTGCCTTCGTCGAACTCGATGCTCACCAAAAGAAACGTCCGCCTGAATTATCCGGTGGTCTACTCCGCCGCCTCAATATCGCCTGTGGAATCGTTCATGAACCTGAGCTCATCTTCATGGATGAACCGACCGTCGCCATCGACCCGCAGTCGCGTAACACGATTTTAGAGAATATCCGTGAACTGAATCGTCGCGGGGCCACCATCATCTACACCTCACACTATATGGAAGAGGTCGAGCTCCTTTGCGACCGAATCGCCATAGTCGATGAAGGGAAAATCATTGCCGAAGGGACGCAAGACGAGTTGAAAGACCGTGTGATGACACTCGAAACGGCCCGAATCAAAGTCGATGCGCTCACTCCACACTTGCTCGAGCGACTTGACGCACTCGAACATGTTCAAAAAGTGGAGTATACAGAACCGTACATCGAAGTTTCATTAGATAAAGATACCCCGCTCGCACCGCTCCTTGAGACGCTACATCATGAACATGTACACTTCACGTCCATCACGGTCGACCGTCCTTCCCTCAATACCGTCTTTTTGGCATTGACCGGGAAGACGCTTCGAGAATAG
- a CDS encoding CAP domain-containing protein → MKKHIPLLLTMILTLGIIGSPLGTNRVHAYYETSINTTGYVTKISQLNVRQSPSLSAKRLALIPRDGSMRVRTSFQLDGVRWYKIQWGSGYAYLPAKYVRLSTAEVKFTKPTYVKPSSVYLKSRPLTTSSNVKFVRQGTELETVSYRYTGTTRWYKVRYGTYTGYILAKHVRFTSPVNILTETNKERKAAGLSLLAASSKANRVAQVRAEEMARTDQFSHTLNENGTPGDTLDAYGVSYRGWGENIYKGSSDPARAVDAWMNSSGHRANILKANYTHLGIGKATDAQGSTIHVQIFLTK, encoded by the coding sequence TTGAAAAAACACATACCTCTACTACTCACGATGATTCTGACCCTCGGTATCATCGGATCACCGCTCGGTACGAATCGGGTGCACGCTTATTACGAGACGTCGATCAACACGACGGGTTACGTGACAAAAATCAGTCAACTCAATGTCCGACAATCCCCTTCATTGAGCGCGAAGCGTCTTGCACTCATCCCACGGGACGGATCGATGCGTGTCCGTACTTCGTTTCAATTGGACGGCGTACGTTGGTATAAGATTCAATGGGGCAGCGGCTACGCCTATTTGCCGGCAAAGTATGTCCGGTTGTCCACTGCCGAGGTGAAGTTCACGAAACCGACGTATGTCAAACCATCGAGCGTCTACTTAAAGTCACGTCCGTTGACGACATCCTCGAACGTCAAATTCGTTCGTCAAGGCACCGAACTCGAGACCGTCTCTTACCGTTATACCGGTACGACACGATGGTATAAGGTACGTTACGGAACGTACACGGGGTATATCCTCGCCAAACACGTCCGTTTCACATCGCCCGTCAACATATTGACCGAGACGAATAAAGAGCGGAAGGCTGCCGGCCTCTCTCTTCTCGCTGCTTCGAGCAAGGCGAATCGTGTCGCCCAAGTCCGGGCAGAGGAGATGGCACGTACCGATCAATTCTCACACACGCTCAACGAGAACGGCACACCAGGCGATACGTTAGACGCTTACGGCGTCTCGTACCGTGGCTGGGGCGAGAACATCTATAAAGGGTCAAGCGATCCGGCCCGTGCGGTCGATGCTTGGATGAACAGTAGCGGACATCGCGCGAACATCTTGAAGGCGAATTACACCCATCTAGGAATCGGCAAAGCGACCGATGCCCAAGGGTCGACCATCCATGTCCAAATCTTTTTGACGAAATAA